ACATAACCTCTCGGGACTCATTCAATGCACTCTCGAATTGGCTTAGGGATGCCAGAACACTTGCAAGCCCTAACATAGTAATATTACTTGTTGGAAACAAAAAAGACATGGAAGAATCAAGAGAAGTCACTTTTACAGAAGCTAGTCAATTCGCCCAAGAAAATGGTAGGCCATATGAAATACTCTAGGAaatgaaaatttattaaaatgtgatttagtTATATATGGTTAATTGCTCATTCTTTTATTTCAGAATTGATGTTTCTTGAAACCAGTGCTAAAACAGGTGAAAACGTAGAAGAAGCTTTCTTGAAATGTTCCAAAACAATTTTGGCTAAAATTGAAACAGGTGAATTAGATCCTGAGCGAATAGGTTCAGGCATTCAATATGGGACTGGGACCTCTAAAAGGCTTAGCGCGCCCAAGAAACCTGCAAGAAGTCCATCCGATTGTGCTTGTCATGTATAACATTATTTCTTGGATACATAGAATGCATGATCTGCTGGCAGATGATGACTAAATCTATATTATTTGCGTTCTTATTTTTTAATGCTAttgttataagtacctacctatgtaagaatcaaaaatatatgaagGCAATTTAATTGTACTCCATTTAGAAGATCTGATTACTGACtagaaattatataattaatttaaactacTTTTAATGTGATTGTTAATTACTACTAATTGCATGCTGTGGTCACTTTTGCTGTAATTATTACGTTAATTCACTGCACACATCTCCCCTTTTGTTGAGATATATTGTGATGAGATAAACTAGTAATTCTCAAATGGATTTTATTTACTACTCCATTTATTTGTATGAGCACGAACGCTATCACACTGGCGTTTTGCGCGTTGCAGTTAATGTGACCTTCATCGATCTTTCTTGATGTACGTTTTCAACTTTTGTCTGGCATTTAACACTCTCGAGAAGTAATACTCTCTCTTTGTTCCACACAAAAAGGGTAGGGTGATATTGATGCATGATTATTGTGGAAGAAAAAAAGTTGGattgttttatacaaatttatTTCAGAAATCATAACATTTCTATTAGCTCCTAAGCCTTAAGAGCGTACACAATGAATTCGATTACTACCTTAAAACGGTTCAACCATAAttgatttattacaattattatctACAAAGCATGTGGACACtttcataataaagtttaaaacaaaataactcgAATATGACTTACCAAAACATTtgacaaatatattatttacattttgggTAACATAATTAATTCTTAACATAAATATGCCTTCTTTCGATTATTGAAATTGATTGATATGTACATTTTCTGCGGGtagtaataaaatcaatacaCATTTAAGACCCTCCAGATACAAGTGGAATGtggtatgtatttttgttatttgatgcAGAAAGTTTCcatatctaataataaataattaatgtatctAAGTGAACAAAACTAAATGGatcgaattaaaattaaacataacattttcaactacaaaaaacctatttttaaattttgcgtTTGAGCAAAGCAATCATTTGCATACAATTAGAGACCATTGCCAAACCTGAAccatttaatattgtatttcctTTTGATACATggtaaatgtataaaaatttaCCTACTTGTACTTTTCTATTTCAtcatttgatgttttatttaaacggtTGCTGAAATTTACAAGCATGACgagattaaattaattattagtaacgactaaataataataagtctaACGCTGTATACTTAATCCACCatgtttacttataaataaatcaaactagTGATTGTTACAACGTGCAACACATACAAATATGTAACAACACAGAACgcatacataaattaaaatgcacctATATAATAATGAAACTAGGAACTATAATTGGGtgtaatttacttatttatgtacactatgtacgcTGTGAAAATTTAACCCGATTATAATTTATGAATCACTTTCAATAACACGGTTTTACATATGGCCTTTTTGCGTGGAtgatattatttgaataaaccAAATGAGATATTATCTAAACAATGTGGGCAAACTGCAATTAATTTCGTTGATAAAATGTTTccagaaacaaaacaaaaacttgaaCTAGTCCTAGTTCTATCAcagtaaaatatcaaaacacTTAAATTactccttttattttattgattcaaTTCACATTCAAATAAGAGTTCTAcgtttaaatgtttaaaaattatcattaacataatatttaatttcttgttttttattatccacaaaaaataatttaatattgtctcATGGATGACTAACTCCTCGGTGGAATGATGGTAGGTACTCTACGTTTATTGTACTTGGCATGTAGCAATCACTATGAGATTCGCACCGAAGCGCAAGTTCTATTCGCCCGACTTCGCAGCTTCGggatgaaaattaaaaagtataacaTTGCCGATCTCAAAACGGATATAAGAGCTATTCTTAAGGGGAGGTATccttttatgtaggtacgcaGTACTTATTAAAAccaaatatttatgtacatcAGTTATCTAAAATACATCAGTCGACGTGGtcactgtaaaaatatttttaggaataAACAATACATCTGAAGAAGTTTTTCGCATTAAGTGTTCCTTTAtagagtaatttataatatcatcgttctaatttattttcaacagTTGTTATTagtatataaaattacatatcTACTTAACGATATAAGAGCTTTCTCTCCGATAAAATATACAGTACTACATATATAACTACTTATTGCTAATATAACACAAGTCACTGAAGAGAATTCTGAGCCTGTTACTGTGTGCTGGCAAGGAAATGCTTGTCGTCGCGGTAAACCCCAAACACTAAGATCAGAAAATTTAAATTTGTAGACTTATTACGTCGATAATAATGATTTCATCATAAATCAGTCTTATTGTTTACAACATGTGTTAAACAGCATAACGATATACCAGTTATATACACCGATAATAACACATTATAATTTACGAGTGTCCATAGCTGTCGActttataatttaatgaaaagGTCTCGACTCCTTTTACCTTGACTAGATTTAAGTCATTATAAGTACAAACAAACCGCAATTAAGTAAATTTAAGTTCACGTTGGATATTGGATCTTAGTGTCTGATTATGCCACAAAATTAGGACATATAATTTAGAGTTAAAGGTTCATATGGAGCAACGAAAATTTCAGAGAAGAGCGTATACATGAAAGCCGTCACCTACAGTGTAGCACACAGCGACATTCTATAgtatataaataagtactacttaaacaaatataattcaAATGTGCTAAGTAACCGCCAGCTTGCTCTTAGATTTGCTATTCATTTATCTTTTATGTATCTAGGTAATATGTATATTTGGACTAGTGCCGAATGTAATATAATTTAGTGATTACGATTATTCTTCCTTACCGACGTTGTGGCTGTATCAAAGCGAGCTGTCGCTTATTAGATAAAAATCAACTGCTATCGGATTAGATTAATAATTGCAATCACTAAGTTGCATAATGATAAAGGAACCAGCACATAaagatttttctattttaaattatttaacacttacTGTGATAAAGTGTcattacaatattaaacaatacCCATACAATCATCGATAGGTAGCTATgtgtaaacaattttaaaaatatattgctaCTATGTTATTAGGAAATATTGAGTGCGGTATCGTTTGATTGCTTAGGCGGCTTACATGCGAAGGCTCAGATTAGTGTTACCGCGGGAGAGATGAGGCCAAGTTACGCGACAGTACTGCTCTGACGGCACGCCACGGCCGCCACCAGCGCAGCACCGCGCCCGCTGCCGTCCTCCGACAACATCAGGTCGAACTGGAAATAtcataaatacttattaaacaaacttaaacaaaaaaatgtacctacttagattCTATTTCTCAATACTGATGTCATGCAGTACTTGGGTACTGCGTAAAAGATCAAAGTACTGATTCTCTATGTAACGATGACTGTACCTAATTCAAAATCTTGCTAAGTCATTTCAATGATTGTAGGTTTAGGATACAAAACACAAGTCATCAACTTAGTTGGAGTGGATATCGTGTAGTGCTTAACTTATACGGTGTAATCAACAAAAATACCTATTGTGTTATATGTAGAGTTTGATCAGAATGTTATCTATATTAACAAAAGAATGATTATAATTGTTAGGAGCGATTAAATTTCCGGTCATGCTACGTAAATAGCACTATGTCGCATTATAATGTAATAGAATCACAATCGTTGTTTATTTAGCAACTACCTCTACATCAGGCTTTCCGCAAAACCTTCCttatttgtgtaaaatttttTGTTCGGTTTTACCTTACTTGCCATAAGTGcctgttattttattaatcatcGCCACACTTTTTACCCAACCGCAAGAAAGGTTTTTTTGCCTTCAACAGTTTCCCATTGGGTTCTAAATATGTATGACAAACATTGCCTACAAGTTATTgtctaaatgttttttttttccttgacAACACTTCACAAACAACTTATATCAATTTTACAGTCTGAATCTGTACGGTTAGGTACTCATTTTTAAAGAAGTAGATACTAATCGGAACTTTATAAAACACTTCCAGAAATATTGCTGTTTTTAAAGGACATGAGTTACGTAGgacgttaaaaataattaatcaataaGTTATCTTTGGATTATTGCAACATATTTTTCAGGTTTGGTGGGTGTGTCCGTTTTGCTAAGGTCATGAGTCATTCCCTGTCTCGACTTAATATAACGCTGGCATTATCAATTCCAATGATAGGTATattgttcaataacaaaatgttATCAGTGAGAAATATGAGCGTTAAAAGAAAATAACGTTATCTAGAAAACACTAAACTAAAATGGACGTCATACTATGTTTGATTACTAAAagtagatagtggcattatcTATGTATAAAGCTTTATACGAGAATTTCGTAAACGAGTGGGTGGCGGCTGTCCCGGATATTTTCCGATAGCGTAGCCTTTAACctaatatttgatttgattagatTCCAATAACAATATGCAAACTAAT
The nucleotide sequence above comes from Helicoverpa zea isolate HzStark_Cry1AcR chromosome 10, ilHelZeax1.1, whole genome shotgun sequence. Encoded proteins:
- the LOC124634080 gene encoding ras-related protein Rab-4B, giving the protein MSESYEYLFKFLVIGSAGTGKSSLLNNFIGNKFKEDRCHTIGVEFGSKIVNIGGKSTKLQIWDTAGQERFRSVTRSYYRGAAGALLVYDITSRDSFNALSNWLRDARTLASPNIVILLVGNKKDMEESREVTFTEASQFAQENELMFLETSAKTGENVEEAFLKCSKTILAKIETGELDPERIGSGIQYGTGTSKRLSAPKKPARSPSDCACHV